The following proteins come from a genomic window of Venturia canescens isolate UGA chromosome 4, ASM1945775v1, whole genome shotgun sequence:
- the LOC122410010 gene encoding uncharacterized protein produces MTSFFDHPYYRWNKVSLMSIGTWPEQSLFVTCFMSTFVCANLLSMFIPEGLYLKNKWPDTDAFLEWLAPFCVLTISVIQLLNGSFQRKKFSTILNHISSDWKRFGDSPNAEILHKYAARGRWITKAYIKLICNRHATIMMPLSDLEKAVAFR; encoded by the exons ATGACGAGCTTTTTCGACCATCCGTACTACAGATGGAATAAAGTATCTTTGATGAGCATCGGCACTTGGCCGGAACAATCGCTCTTTGTGACGTGTTTCATGTCAACTTTTGTATGTGCCAATCTGTTGAGCATGTTCATACCTGAG GGACTATATCTGAAGAATAAGTGGCCAGATACCGACGCGTTTCTCGAGTGGTTAGCGCCATTTTGCGTTCTAACGATATCAGTCATTCAATTATTAAATGGCAGTTTCCAACGTAAGAAG TTCAGTACGATTCTAAATCACATATCTTCGGACTGGAAGCGTTTTGGTGATTCACCCAACGCAGAAATACTTCATAAGTATGCTGCTCGCGGACGCTGGATTACAAAAGCATATATCA AATTAATTTGCAATCGACATGCAACCATTATGATGCCATTGAGCGATCTGGAAAAAGCAGTAGCTTTCAGATAA
- the LOC122410000 gene encoding odorant receptor 9a-like isoform X1, with amino-acid sequence MTSFFDHPYYKWNKVSLMSIGTWPEQSLFVTCFMSTFVCANLLSMFIPEGLYLKNKWPDTDAFLDWLAPFCILTMAVIQLLNGSFQRKKFSTILKHISSDWKRFGDSPNAEILHKYAARGRWITKAYISWMYSACTCYLMMPFLTPKIVEFFVPSNESEGKIYLFNSYYGVNSDDYYFFIFGHMFWGSWVPIIVMISSDAMFFVFVEHACALFKIVETNLKSTCNHYDATERCGNSSSFQIICHCIDLHQNAIIFTSLIDSAYNLSLLGVLGASLLALSVTGLQVLMHLHDPGQLIRFGSFSLAQIFHLYLNSVPGQKIMDHSTSIFDYAYSVNWYALTPRARKLLILIMVRSLRPCQISAGKIYLLTMENYSAMMQTSMSFFTVLSSMR; translated from the exons ATGACGAGCTTTTTCGACCATCCGTATTATAAATGGAATAAAGTATCTTTGATGAGCATCGGCACTTGGCCGGAACAATCGCTCTTTGTGACGTGTTTCATGTCAACTTTTGTATGTGCCAATCTGTTGAGCATGTTCATACCTGAG GGACTATATCTGAAGAATAAGTGGCCAGATACGGATGCCTTTCTCGACTGGTTAGCGCCATTTTGCATTCTAACGATGGCAGTCATACAATTATTAAATGGCAGTTTCCAACGTAAAAAG TTTAGTACGATTCTGAAGCATATATCTTCGGACTGGAAGCGTTTTGGTGATTCACCCAACGCAGAAATACTTCATAAGTATGCTGCTCGCGGACGCTGGATTACAAAAGCATATATCA GTTGGATGTATTCCGCGTGTACGTGTTATCTTATGATGCCCTTTTTGACACCAAagatcgttgaattttttgttccttcAAACGAATCGGAGGGGAAAATTTACCTTTTCAACTCTTATTATGGTGTAAACTCTGATGATTATTACTTTTTCATATTCGGCCACATGTTTTGGGGGTCATGGGTGCCGATTATAGTAATGATATCGAGTGACGCAATGTTCTTCGTATTCGTGGAACATGCTTGTGCTCTCTTTAAAATTGTCGA GACTAATTTGAAATCGACATGCAACCATTATGATGCCACTGAGCGATGTGGAAATAGCAGTAGCTTTCAGATAATTTGTCACTGCATAGACCTTCACCAAAACGCAATAAT TTTTACTAGCCTCATCGATTCTGCTTACAATCTCTCTCTGTTAGGGGTGTTAGGGGCCTCCCTACTAGCGTTGAGCGTCACAGGACTACAg GTATTGATGCATCTCCACGACCCTGGACAGCTTATTAGATTTGGAAGTTTCTCACTCGCTCAGATATTTCATTTGTATTTAAATAGTGTACCTGGTCAAAAAATAATGGATCACAGCACATCAATTTTCGATTATGC ATACTCAGTGAATTGGTATGCACTAACACCAAGAGCGCGAAagttattaattttaattatggTTAGAAGTCTGAGACCATGTCAAATCAGCGCCGGAAAAATCTACTTGCTTACAATGGAAAACTATAGCGCG aTGATGCAAACGTCCATGTCATTCTTCACTGTCCTCTCTTCAATGCGTTAG
- the LOC122410000 gene encoding uncharacterized protein isoform X2: MTSFFDHPYYKWNKVSLMSIGTWPEQSLFVTCFMSTFVCANLLSMFIPEGLYLKNKWPDTDAFLDWLAPFCILTMAVIQLLNGSFQRKKFSTILKHISSDWKRFGDSPNAEILHKYAARGRWITKAYISWMYSACTCYLMMPFLTPKIVEFFVPSNESEGKIYLFNSYYGVNSDDYYFFIFGHMFWGSWVPIIVMISSDAMFFVFVEHACALFKIVETNLKSTCNHYDATERCGNSSSFQIICHCIDLHQNAIIFTSLIDSAYNLSLLGVLGASLLALSVTGLQVLMHLHDPGQLIRFGSFSLAQIFHLYLNSVPGQKIMDHSTSIFDYA; the protein is encoded by the exons ATGACGAGCTTTTTCGACCATCCGTATTATAAATGGAATAAAGTATCTTTGATGAGCATCGGCACTTGGCCGGAACAATCGCTCTTTGTGACGTGTTTCATGTCAACTTTTGTATGTGCCAATCTGTTGAGCATGTTCATACCTGAG GGACTATATCTGAAGAATAAGTGGCCAGATACGGATGCCTTTCTCGACTGGTTAGCGCCATTTTGCATTCTAACGATGGCAGTCATACAATTATTAAATGGCAGTTTCCAACGTAAAAAG TTTAGTACGATTCTGAAGCATATATCTTCGGACTGGAAGCGTTTTGGTGATTCACCCAACGCAGAAATACTTCATAAGTATGCTGCTCGCGGACGCTGGATTACAAAAGCATATATCA GTTGGATGTATTCCGCGTGTACGTGTTATCTTATGATGCCCTTTTTGACACCAAagatcgttgaattttttgttccttcAAACGAATCGGAGGGGAAAATTTACCTTTTCAACTCTTATTATGGTGTAAACTCTGATGATTATTACTTTTTCATATTCGGCCACATGTTTTGGGGGTCATGGGTGCCGATTATAGTAATGATATCGAGTGACGCAATGTTCTTCGTATTCGTGGAACATGCTTGTGCTCTCTTTAAAATTGTCGA GACTAATTTGAAATCGACATGCAACCATTATGATGCCACTGAGCGATGTGGAAATAGCAGTAGCTTTCAGATAATTTGTCACTGCATAGACCTTCACCAAAACGCAATAAT TTTTACTAGCCTCATCGATTCTGCTTACAATCTCTCTCTGTTAGGGGTGTTAGGGGCCTCCCTACTAGCGTTGAGCGTCACAGGACTACAg GTATTGATGCATCTCCACGACCCTGGACAGCTTATTAGATTTGGAAGTTTCTCACTCGCTCAGATATTTCATTTGTATTTAAATAGTGTACCTGGTCAAAAAATAATGGATCACAGCACATCAATTTTCGATTATGCGTGA